A region from the Acipenser ruthenus chromosome 13, fAciRut3.2 maternal haplotype, whole genome shotgun sequence genome encodes:
- the LOC117418271 gene encoding probable E3 ubiquitin-protein ligase HERC4 isoform X1, translating into MLCWGNASFGQLGVGGIDEEIVIEPRSCKFFHGKKIRDVGCGRRHTVFVLEDGTVYTCGCNDLGQLGHEKARKKPEHVGALDAQNIVAVSCGEAHTLALNDKGQVFAWGPAADGQLGLPGTEECVRVPRTIKSLSDVQIIQVACGHQHSLALSKGSQIFSWGQNKFGQLGLGCENKSQCSPQIIRSLLGVPFAQIAAGGAHSFALTLSGAVFGWGRNKFGQLGLNDERDRYAPVLLKSLRTQKIVYISCGEDHTAALTKEGGVFTFGAGGYGQLGHNTTSHEINPRKVFELMGSVVTQIACGRQHTLAFVPSCGRIYSFGLGGNGQLGTGSTCNRSSPFTVQGKWVAHNSQCPPNTNIEEYCCVKRIYAGGDQSFAHYYTPENSLPADDFRNSDFLRKIHTLNYETIQRWLNHAQGRLPADIANEIDVVFSSASCLNGSFLSDSHPHHHKTSSKFSGVDMNSARLLFHRLIQHDYPNISQQVAASIEKNLLSQLPNSPPDIEALRLYLTLPECPLFSDPNNFTTLAIPFALAIVSLKETPLKVLENWWSKLEPQIFQRIVQLYKEVVVNLLRIRKIGIPPSEQRIFSSFLHIALKVLEILHRVNERSAQIIQYDKFYIHELHSLIDIKNDYITWIQQQMYGVDLNQGLEMPDMPVTICTYPFVFDAQAKTTLLQTDAVLQMQMAVDQAHRQNFSSFFMPVVESVNPCLMLVVRRENIVEDTMEVLRKTKNLDYKKPLRVIFVGEEAVDAGGVRKEFFLLIMRELLDPKYGMFRYYEDSRLIWFSDKTFEDIDLFNLIGVICGLAIYNLTIVDLHFPLALYKKLLKKNPTLDDLKELKPGVGRSMQQLLDYPDDNVEDVFCLNFTITVENFGATEVKELIPNGDDVVVNKHNRQDFVNAYVDYVFNTSVAPLFEAFYEGFHKVCGGKVLQLFQPNELQAMVIGNTNYDWKELEKSTEYKGEYWADHPTIKLFWEVFHELPLEEKKQFLLFLSGSDRIPILGMKSLKLVIQPTGGGEQYLPVAHTCFNLLDLPKYTDKQTLRAKLIQAIDHYEGFNLV; encoded by the exons ATGCTGTGCTGGGGTAATGCTTCCTTCGGGCAGCTGGGGGTGGGTGGAATCGACGAGGAGATTGTCATCGAGCCCAGGAGCTGCAAGTTCTTCCACGGTAAAAAGATCCGCGATGTGGGGTGTGGGCGAAGGCACACAGTGTTTGTGCTGGAAGACGGGACAGTCTACACTTGCGGCTGTAATGATCTGGGGCAACTGGGCCACGAAAAGGCGAGAAAGAAACCAG AACATGTTGGTGCCTTAGATGCTCAGAACATTGTGGCAGTGTCTTGCGGGGAGGCGCACACTCTTGCCCTGAATGACAAGGGGCAGGTGTTTGCATGGGGCCCAGCAGCCGATGGACAGCTGGGCCTGCCAGGTACAGAAGAGTGTGTCCGAGTGCCCAG AACCATCAAGAGTTTGTCTGATGTTCAGATAATCCAGGTGGCATGTGGACATCAGCACTCTCTCGCATTATCTAAAG gaAGTCAGATCTTCTCGTGGGGACAGAATAAATTTGGGCAGCTTGGACTGGGCTGTGAAAACAAAAGCCAGTGTTCCCCGCAGATAATTCGGTCTTTGCTGGGTGTTCCCTTTGCCCAGATAGCAGCTGGAGGAGCCCACAGCTTCGCACTCACGCTCTCAGGGGCCGTGTTTGGCTGGGGACGCAACAAGTTTGGACAGCTCGGTCTAAATGATGAGAGAG ACAGGTATGCTCCTGTACTCCTTAAGTCGCTCAGAACACAGAAGATTGTTTACATAAGTTGCGGAGAAGATCACACAGCTGCACTTACCAAG GAGGGAGGTGTGTTTACATTTGGAGCTGGAGGATATGGACAGTTAGGTCATAACACTACCAGTCATGAGATAAACCCCAGGAAAGTCTTTGAACTGATGGGAAGTGTTGTCACACAGATAGCCTGTGGTAG gcagcaCACTTTAGCATTTGTCCCCTCGTGTGGAAGAATTTACTCTTTTGGGCTGGGAGGTAATGGACAACTGGGAACAGGATCTACGTGTAACCGGAGTAGTCCCTTCACTGTCCAGGGAAAGTGGGTTGCACACAATAGCCAGTGTCCCCCTAATACAA ATATTGAAGAGTACTGTTGTGTCAAGAGAATTTACGCAGGTGGAGACCAAAGCTTTGCACATTACTACACTCCTGAG AATTCTTTGCCAGCAGATGATTTCCGGAATTCAGATTTTCTGAGAAAGATTCATACATTAAATTATGAAACTATTCAAAGGTGGTTGAACCATGCTCAAGGCAGGCTTCCTGCTGATATAGCAAA TGAGATAGATGTGGTGTTCTCTTCTGCAAGCTGTCTAAATGGAAGCTTCCTATCAGACAG ccatCCTCACCATCATAAAACCAGCTCTAAATTTTCAGGGGTTGACATGAACTCAGCTAGACTGCTGTTTCACAGGCTGATACAGCATGATTATCCAAACATTTCTCAACAG GTGGCTGCTAGCATAGAAAAGAACCTGCTCTCGCAACTTCCCAACTCTCCACCTGATATCGAAGCTCTGCGATTGTACCTTACGCTACCAGAGTGCCCTCTATTCAGTGACCCCAACAACTTCACAACCTTAGCAATACCCTTTGCTTTGGCTATTGTCAGTCTGAAAGAAACGCCACTGAAAGTACTTG AAAACTGGTGGTCTAAACTTGAACCTCAGATCTTCCAAAGGATCGTGCAGCTCTATAAAGAAGTGGTGGTGAACCTCCTGAGAATTCGCAAGATTGGGATCCCTCCCTCAGAGCAGAGGATCTTCAGCAGCTTCCTGCATATCGCCTTGAAGGTCTTAGAGATTCTCCACAGG GTTAACGAGAGGTCAGCACAAATCATACAATATGACAAGTTCTACATTCACGAATTACACTCCCTGATAGACATTAAAAATGACTACATCACCTGGATACAGCAACAGATGTATGGGGTG GACCTCAACCAAGGATTGGAG ATGCCGGACATGCCTGTCACAATTTGCACATACCCTTTTGTCTTTGATGCCCAAGCTAAGACGACACTATTGCAAACTGATGCGGTATTGCAAATGCAG ATGGCTGTTGACCAGGCGCACAGGCAGAACTTCTCCTCGTTCTTCATGCCAGTGGTGGAGTCTGTGAACCCCTGTCTGATGCTTGTAGTGAGGAGGGAAAACATTGTAGAGGATACAATGGAGGTGCTCAGGAAAACCAAGAATCTGGATTACAAGAAGCCGCTCAGG GTGATCTTTGTTGGGGAGGAAGCTGTGGATGCAGGAGGTGTTCGGAAAGAATTCTTCCTGCTCATAATGAGAGAGCTGCTGGATCCCAAATATGGCATGTTTAGATATTACGAAGACTCGAGGCTTATCTGGTTCTCCGACAAG aCCTTTGAAGACATTGACTTGTTCAATTTGATTGGTGTTATCTGTGGCTTGGCGATATATAACTTGACGATTgtagatctgcatttccccctgGCCCTGTATAAAAAGCTTCTGAAAAAGAATCCCACACTAGATGATCTGAAGGAGCTGAAGCCTGGCGTAGGCAG AAGTATGCAGCAGCTACTGGATTATCCAGATGATAATGTGGAGGACGTATTCTGTTTGAATTTCACA attacTGTGGAAAATTTTGGTGCAACAGAAGTCAAAGAACTTATTCCAAATGGTGACGATGTTGTTGTTAACAAACACAACAG GCAGGACTTTGTCAATGCCTATGTGGACTATGTCTTCAATACATCAGTTGCTCCACTATTTGAAGCCTTCTATGAAGGCTTCCACAAAGTGTGCGGAGGTAAAGTGCTTCAGCTCTTCCAACCCAACGAGCTCCAGGCCATGGTGATTGGAAACACCAACTATGACTGGAAAGAACTGGAGAAG AGTACAGAGTATAAAGGAGAGTACTGGGCAGACCATCCCACTATAAAGCTCTTTTGGGAAGTGTTCCATGAGCTGCCGCTGGAGGAGAAGAAACAGTTTCTTT TGTTTTTGAGTGGCAGCGACCGCATTCCTATCCTGGGGATGAAGAGCCTCAAGCTAGTGATCCAGCCCACTGGAGGAGGGGAGCAATACCTGCCAGTGGCTCACACCTGCTTCAATCTCTTAGACCTgccaaaatacacagacaaacaaaccctGAGAGCCAAGCTCATCCAGGCCATCGACCACTATGAAGGATTCAatttagtgtaa
- the LOC117418271 gene encoding probable E3 ubiquitin-protein ligase HERC4 isoform X2 encodes MLCWGNASFGQLGVGGIDEEIVIEPRSCKFFHGKKIRDVGCGRRHTVFVLEDGTVYTCGCNDLGQLGHEKARKKPEHVGALDAQNIVAVSCGEAHTLALNDKGQVFAWGPAADGQLGLPGTEECVRVPRTIKSLSDVQIIQVACGHQHSLALSKGSQIFSWGQNKFGQLGLGCENKSQCSPQIIRSLLGVPFAQIAAGGAHSFALTLSGAVFGWGRNKFGQLGLNDERDRYAPVLLKSLRTQKIVYISCGEDHTAALTKEGGVFTFGAGGYGQLGHNTTSHEINPRKVFELMGSVVTQIACGRQHTLAFVPSCGRIYSFGLGGNGQLGTGSTCNRSSPFTVQGKWVAHNSQCPPNTNIEEYCCVKRIYAGGDQSFAHYYTPENSLPADDFRNSDFLRKIHTLNYETIQRWLNHAQGRLPADIANEIDVVFSSASCLNGSFLSDSHPHHHKTSSKFSGVDMNSARLLFHRLIQHDYPNISQQVAASIEKNLLSQLPNSPPDIEALRLYLTLPECPLFSDPNNFTTLAIPFALAIVSLKETPLKVLENWWSKLEPQIFQRIVQLYKEVVVNLLRIRKIGIPPSEQRIFSSFLHIALKVLEILHRVNERSAQIIQYDKFYIHELHSLIDIKNDYITWIQQQMYGVMPDMPVTICTYPFVFDAQAKTTLLQTDAVLQMQMAVDQAHRQNFSSFFMPVVESVNPCLMLVVRRENIVEDTMEVLRKTKNLDYKKPLRVIFVGEEAVDAGGVRKEFFLLIMRELLDPKYGMFRYYEDSRLIWFSDKTFEDIDLFNLIGVICGLAIYNLTIVDLHFPLALYKKLLKKNPTLDDLKELKPGVGRSMQQLLDYPDDNVEDVFCLNFTITVENFGATEVKELIPNGDDVVVNKHNRQDFVNAYVDYVFNTSVAPLFEAFYEGFHKVCGGKVLQLFQPNELQAMVIGNTNYDWKELEKSTEYKGEYWADHPTIKLFWEVFHELPLEEKKQFLLFLSGSDRIPILGMKSLKLVIQPTGGGEQYLPVAHTCFNLLDLPKYTDKQTLRAKLIQAIDHYEGFNLV; translated from the exons ATGCTGTGCTGGGGTAATGCTTCCTTCGGGCAGCTGGGGGTGGGTGGAATCGACGAGGAGATTGTCATCGAGCCCAGGAGCTGCAAGTTCTTCCACGGTAAAAAGATCCGCGATGTGGGGTGTGGGCGAAGGCACACAGTGTTTGTGCTGGAAGACGGGACAGTCTACACTTGCGGCTGTAATGATCTGGGGCAACTGGGCCACGAAAAGGCGAGAAAGAAACCAG AACATGTTGGTGCCTTAGATGCTCAGAACATTGTGGCAGTGTCTTGCGGGGAGGCGCACACTCTTGCCCTGAATGACAAGGGGCAGGTGTTTGCATGGGGCCCAGCAGCCGATGGACAGCTGGGCCTGCCAGGTACAGAAGAGTGTGTCCGAGTGCCCAG AACCATCAAGAGTTTGTCTGATGTTCAGATAATCCAGGTGGCATGTGGACATCAGCACTCTCTCGCATTATCTAAAG gaAGTCAGATCTTCTCGTGGGGACAGAATAAATTTGGGCAGCTTGGACTGGGCTGTGAAAACAAAAGCCAGTGTTCCCCGCAGATAATTCGGTCTTTGCTGGGTGTTCCCTTTGCCCAGATAGCAGCTGGAGGAGCCCACAGCTTCGCACTCACGCTCTCAGGGGCCGTGTTTGGCTGGGGACGCAACAAGTTTGGACAGCTCGGTCTAAATGATGAGAGAG ACAGGTATGCTCCTGTACTCCTTAAGTCGCTCAGAACACAGAAGATTGTTTACATAAGTTGCGGAGAAGATCACACAGCTGCACTTACCAAG GAGGGAGGTGTGTTTACATTTGGAGCTGGAGGATATGGACAGTTAGGTCATAACACTACCAGTCATGAGATAAACCCCAGGAAAGTCTTTGAACTGATGGGAAGTGTTGTCACACAGATAGCCTGTGGTAG gcagcaCACTTTAGCATTTGTCCCCTCGTGTGGAAGAATTTACTCTTTTGGGCTGGGAGGTAATGGACAACTGGGAACAGGATCTACGTGTAACCGGAGTAGTCCCTTCACTGTCCAGGGAAAGTGGGTTGCACACAATAGCCAGTGTCCCCCTAATACAA ATATTGAAGAGTACTGTTGTGTCAAGAGAATTTACGCAGGTGGAGACCAAAGCTTTGCACATTACTACACTCCTGAG AATTCTTTGCCAGCAGATGATTTCCGGAATTCAGATTTTCTGAGAAAGATTCATACATTAAATTATGAAACTATTCAAAGGTGGTTGAACCATGCTCAAGGCAGGCTTCCTGCTGATATAGCAAA TGAGATAGATGTGGTGTTCTCTTCTGCAAGCTGTCTAAATGGAAGCTTCCTATCAGACAG ccatCCTCACCATCATAAAACCAGCTCTAAATTTTCAGGGGTTGACATGAACTCAGCTAGACTGCTGTTTCACAGGCTGATACAGCATGATTATCCAAACATTTCTCAACAG GTGGCTGCTAGCATAGAAAAGAACCTGCTCTCGCAACTTCCCAACTCTCCACCTGATATCGAAGCTCTGCGATTGTACCTTACGCTACCAGAGTGCCCTCTATTCAGTGACCCCAACAACTTCACAACCTTAGCAATACCCTTTGCTTTGGCTATTGTCAGTCTGAAAGAAACGCCACTGAAAGTACTTG AAAACTGGTGGTCTAAACTTGAACCTCAGATCTTCCAAAGGATCGTGCAGCTCTATAAAGAAGTGGTGGTGAACCTCCTGAGAATTCGCAAGATTGGGATCCCTCCCTCAGAGCAGAGGATCTTCAGCAGCTTCCTGCATATCGCCTTGAAGGTCTTAGAGATTCTCCACAGG GTTAACGAGAGGTCAGCACAAATCATACAATATGACAAGTTCTACATTCACGAATTACACTCCCTGATAGACATTAAAAATGACTACATCACCTGGATACAGCAACAGATGTATGGGGTG ATGCCGGACATGCCTGTCACAATTTGCACATACCCTTTTGTCTTTGATGCCCAAGCTAAGACGACACTATTGCAAACTGATGCGGTATTGCAAATGCAG ATGGCTGTTGACCAGGCGCACAGGCAGAACTTCTCCTCGTTCTTCATGCCAGTGGTGGAGTCTGTGAACCCCTGTCTGATGCTTGTAGTGAGGAGGGAAAACATTGTAGAGGATACAATGGAGGTGCTCAGGAAAACCAAGAATCTGGATTACAAGAAGCCGCTCAGG GTGATCTTTGTTGGGGAGGAAGCTGTGGATGCAGGAGGTGTTCGGAAAGAATTCTTCCTGCTCATAATGAGAGAGCTGCTGGATCCCAAATATGGCATGTTTAGATATTACGAAGACTCGAGGCTTATCTGGTTCTCCGACAAG aCCTTTGAAGACATTGACTTGTTCAATTTGATTGGTGTTATCTGTGGCTTGGCGATATATAACTTGACGATTgtagatctgcatttccccctgGCCCTGTATAAAAAGCTTCTGAAAAAGAATCCCACACTAGATGATCTGAAGGAGCTGAAGCCTGGCGTAGGCAG AAGTATGCAGCAGCTACTGGATTATCCAGATGATAATGTGGAGGACGTATTCTGTTTGAATTTCACA attacTGTGGAAAATTTTGGTGCAACAGAAGTCAAAGAACTTATTCCAAATGGTGACGATGTTGTTGTTAACAAACACAACAG GCAGGACTTTGTCAATGCCTATGTGGACTATGTCTTCAATACATCAGTTGCTCCACTATTTGAAGCCTTCTATGAAGGCTTCCACAAAGTGTGCGGAGGTAAAGTGCTTCAGCTCTTCCAACCCAACGAGCTCCAGGCCATGGTGATTGGAAACACCAACTATGACTGGAAAGAACTGGAGAAG AGTACAGAGTATAAAGGAGAGTACTGGGCAGACCATCCCACTATAAAGCTCTTTTGGGAAGTGTTCCATGAGCTGCCGCTGGAGGAGAAGAAACAGTTTCTTT TGTTTTTGAGTGGCAGCGACCGCATTCCTATCCTGGGGATGAAGAGCCTCAAGCTAGTGATCCAGCCCACTGGAGGAGGGGAGCAATACCTGCCAGTGGCTCACACCTGCTTCAATCTCTTAGACCTgccaaaatacacagacaaacaaaccctGAGAGCCAAGCTCATCCAGGCCATCGACCACTATGAAGGATTCAatttagtgtaa